The Corynebacterium renale genome includes a region encoding these proteins:
- a CDS encoding Na/Pi symporter: MALVPTSPLGTQHSVNPKDIPASEDMVLLSTPGRVIRWLGVLVSVCALFVGVYLIIDGVYGAGAGYINQAVSLAVHPILGLALGVVVTALVQSSTTTTALVIAAVGTGAMSVEVAIPVIMGANIGTTITPLMASLSFADKHEHLRRALSGSSMHLLFNLSLVAVLFPLELLFRPLERLSAAIAQGLEFMDAIEVPAFAMDRLLEPLIGAVGTDGLLGSLFDVRLAGLIAILLGTAMVWTALRVMSSLIQTLFAATTKTVLESMFGASTASGFATGFLATVVVQASAVTISTTVPFAAAKTIRRRELFNIIVGANLGTTVGAFITAIAVPGALGTFAIQAALVHILFNLVGAIVFFSVPALRTQIRRIARQFGRFAARNVPVTVALFAALYVAAPLAVLGIGAWNS; this comes from the coding sequence ATGGCGTTAGTGCCCACCTCCCCGCTGGGGACCCAACACTCCGTCAACCCCAAAGACATTCCTGCTTCCGAGGACATGGTCCTGCTGTCTACCCCGGGCCGCGTAATCCGGTGGTTGGGCGTTCTCGTATCGGTGTGCGCACTGTTCGTGGGGGTCTACTTGATCATCGACGGCGTGTATGGGGCCGGGGCGGGATATATAAATCAGGCCGTCTCCCTGGCCGTGCACCCGATCTTGGGCCTGGCGTTGGGCGTTGTGGTCACCGCGCTGGTGCAGTCCTCCACGACGACGACCGCCCTAGTCATCGCGGCAGTAGGCACGGGTGCGATGTCGGTGGAGGTCGCGATTCCCGTGATCATGGGCGCGAACATCGGCACCACCATCACCCCGCTTATGGCCTCCCTGAGTTTCGCGGATAAGCATGAGCACCTGCGCCGCGCGCTCTCCGGTTCGAGCATGCACCTGCTGTTCAACCTGTCCCTCGTGGCGGTGCTCTTCCCCCTTGAGCTGCTGTTTCGCCCTCTGGAAAGGCTTTCGGCCGCGATTGCGCAGGGCCTCGAGTTCATGGACGCCATCGAGGTCCCCGCTTTCGCCATGGATCGGCTCCTCGAACCATTGATCGGTGCGGTGGGAACTGACGGGCTGCTCGGTTCGCTTTTCGACGTCCGCCTCGCCGGCCTCATCGCCATCCTTTTGGGCACAGCGATGGTGTGGACGGCGCTGCGGGTTATGAGTTCGCTGATTCAGACCCTGTTCGCTGCGACGACAAAGACCGTGCTGGAATCCATGTTTGGTGCCAGCACGGCCTCCGGTTTCGCCACCGGCTTCCTTGCCACGGTCGTGGTGCAGGCGTCGGCGGTCACGATTTCTACCACGGTCCCGTTTGCTGCCGCGAAGACGATCCGCCGCCGCGAACTGTTCAACATCATCGTGGGCGCGAACCTGGGTACTACGGTCGGCGCGTTCATCACGGCTATCGCGGTGCCTGGGGCGTTGGGAACGTTCGCGATCCAGGCCGCCCTGGTGCACATCCTGTTCAACCTGGTGGGCGCGATCGTGTTCTTTAGCGTGCCGGCTTTGCGGACGCAGATCCGCCGTATAGCACGCCAGTTTGGGCGCTTCGCTGCACGCAACGTTCCCGTCACCGTAGCGCTGTTCGCGGCCCTGTACGTGGCCGCTCCCCTGGCAGTGTTGGGGATTGGCGCCTGGAATTCTTAA
- the cls gene encoding cardiolipin synthase has product MSWNIDTWQAIGLILDYGIKIFAIGYVPEGRKPSSSTAWLLAILLIPFIGLPLFLIMGSPYVSRRRHRIQREANAMIEDVQADVPDYPEGANFTPEIESLFKLNRSLTNLPAVVGKNKGVWTDYNATIARMAEAVDEAQEFVHAEIYITVWDDTTDQFFQACKRAVERGVTVRYMFDQIGSFKYPKSSKLKKRLEAIGVQTYEMLPLAPWRGRFRRPDLRNHRKMLIIDGETGFLGSFNMIERGYVMKNHKRAGRQWIDTMVELEGPIVDSMNMIFSVDWYSESEELLDVTDHYQEPEIPEDDTSSDNIVQLVPSGPGYSTEPNLRMFNSIIHHAKERLVMCSPYFIPDESMLDAVTTACYRGVRVELLVGEASDQFMVNHAQSSYYQALLEAGVKIYQFPKPYILHSKFVITDPDNPELSPLAVVGSSNMDMRSFGLNYEVSLMVARGNLITQLNETAAAYLAVSPELTLERWNERGWGRRYVDNVMRLTSALQ; this is encoded by the coding sequence GTGAGTTGGAACATTGATACGTGGCAGGCCATCGGCCTGATTCTGGATTATGGCATCAAAATTTTTGCCATCGGCTACGTGCCGGAGGGACGCAAGCCATCCTCATCGACGGCGTGGCTGCTGGCCATCCTGCTGATCCCGTTCATCGGCCTGCCCCTGTTCCTCATCATGGGTTCGCCCTACGTGTCCCGGCGCCGGCACCGCATCCAGCGTGAAGCCAACGCCATGATCGAAGACGTGCAGGCAGACGTCCCCGACTACCCCGAGGGCGCGAACTTCACCCCGGAGATCGAGTCCCTGTTCAAGCTCAACCGGTCGCTGACCAACCTGCCGGCGGTCGTCGGAAAGAATAAAGGCGTGTGGACCGACTACAACGCCACGATCGCGCGCATGGCCGAGGCCGTCGACGAGGCACAAGAGTTCGTGCACGCGGAAATCTATATCACCGTGTGGGACGACACCACCGACCAATTCTTCCAAGCCTGCAAACGCGCAGTCGAACGCGGCGTGACCGTACGCTACATGTTCGACCAAATCGGGTCCTTCAAATACCCCAAATCCTCCAAGCTGAAGAAACGCCTGGAAGCAATCGGGGTGCAGACCTACGAGATGCTGCCCCTCGCCCCGTGGCGCGGACGCTTCCGCCGCCCCGACCTGCGTAATCACCGCAAAATGCTCATCATCGACGGCGAAACCGGCTTCCTGGGTTCCTTCAACATGATCGAACGCGGCTACGTGATGAAAAACCACAAGCGCGCCGGCCGCCAGTGGATCGACACCATGGTGGAACTCGAAGGCCCCATCGTGGACTCCATGAACATGATCTTCTCGGTGGACTGGTACAGCGAATCCGAAGAGCTTCTCGACGTCACCGACCACTACCAGGAACCCGAAATCCCCGAAGATGACACCTCCAGCGACAATATCGTCCAGTTGGTGCCCTCCGGCCCGGGTTATTCCACCGAGCCGAACCTGCGCATGTTCAACTCGATCATCCACCACGCCAAAGAACGCCTGGTCATGTGCTCCCCGTACTTCATCCCCGACGAGTCCATGCTCGACGCCGTGACCACCGCCTGCTACCGCGGGGTGCGCGTGGAACTCCTCGTCGGCGAAGCCTCCGACCAGTTCATGGTCAACCACGCCCAATCCTCCTACTACCAGGCACTCCTGGAGGCGGGCGTGAAGATTTACCAGTTCCCCAAGCCGTACATCCTGCACTCCAAGTTCGTTATCACCGACCCCGACAACCCGGAATTATCCCCGCTTGCGGTGGTGGGATCCTCGAACATGGACATGCGCAGCTTCGGGCTGAACTACGAAGTCTCACTCATGGTGGCGCGCGGCAACCTGATCACCCAACTCAACGAGACCGCCGCGGCATACCTTGCCGTGAGCCCCGAACTGACCTTGGAGCGGTGGAACGAGCGTGGTTGGGGCCGCCGCTACGTCGATAATGTGATGCGCCTGACGTCGGCATTGCAGTAA
- a CDS encoding exodeoxyribonuclease III translates to MRIATWNVNSARAREERMLAFLDRHDVDVLTVQETKCTDTNFPFAAFEDAGYEVAHVGYSQWNGVAIISRVGLDDVHVGFPNQPGFAKDPAKEQAPEARAVGATCGGVEVWSLYVPNGREIADRHYDYKIRWLYTLRDYVERQLAAEPARRLLLTGDFNIAPRDEDVWDITVFEGLTHVTEPERAAFQALEETGLTEVTRGFTESQKYTYWDYKAGRFGKNEGMRIDFQLASERLAAEAKAGFVDVDERSGKGASDHAPVVVDYEFAPDFDSVR, encoded by the coding sequence ATGCGCATCGCAACCTGGAACGTTAACTCTGCCCGTGCTCGTGAGGAGCGCATGCTCGCGTTCCTGGACCGCCACGATGTGGACGTGCTGACGGTGCAGGAAACCAAGTGCACCGACACAAACTTCCCGTTCGCCGCCTTCGAGGACGCCGGCTACGAGGTCGCGCACGTCGGCTACTCGCAGTGGAACGGTGTGGCGATCATCTCCCGGGTAGGGCTTGACGACGTCCACGTGGGCTTCCCCAACCAGCCGGGCTTCGCAAAAGATCCGGCTAAAGAGCAGGCCCCCGAAGCTCGAGCGGTCGGCGCTACGTGTGGTGGCGTGGAGGTGTGGTCCCTGTACGTGCCCAATGGCCGTGAGATCGCTGACCGCCACTACGACTATAAAATCCGGTGGTTGTACACGCTGCGCGATTACGTCGAGAGGCAACTCGCGGCCGAACCGGCCCGGCGGCTCCTGCTCACCGGCGACTTCAACATCGCACCCCGCGACGAGGACGTCTGGGACATCACCGTCTTCGAAGGCCTCACCCACGTCACCGAACCGGAACGCGCCGCTTTCCAAGCCCTGGAAGAAACCGGATTAACCGAAGTCACCCGCGGTTTTACCGAATCCCAGAAGTACACGTACTGGGACTACAAAGCCGGGCGCTTCGGCAAGAATGAGGGCATGCGCATCGACTTCCAACTGGCTTCCGAGCGCCTCGCCGCCGAAGCGAAGGCCGGGTTCGTGGATGTGGACGAACGCTCCGGCAAGGGCGCCTCCGACCACGCGCCCGTCGTCGTGGATTATGAGTTCGCACCAGACTTTGACTCGGTGAGGTAA